One segment of Candidatus Omnitrophota bacterium DNA contains the following:
- the dnaN gene encoding DNA polymerase III subunit beta — MKFNINKEDLVDKLQTVLGPTTTKQNLPVLSSVLIVATEDSVTFTTTDLDTTIISSQKVNVSASGRIAIPMKRFTTIIRELPPQEITIEVVKNNLSIRCGKIEFKINTLNAEEFPQPPENKNTSLIKILPQELEEMVKLTSFSVGYEDVSYVLGGILFEIEKNKINLVATDGKRLAFFQKSLPINQPELKTKISFILPIKAVNELYKLLKEQNEEIYLSVGGSGVSFDFRNTQFMARSLEGEFPDYSQYIPAKGKDNLVVDRKKLLFALRRANVLSTQDHQGVNLTLKKDNLVISKTTPQLGEVKEELEVEYGGGSLNIGFNPTYLIDVLKNLEDETICVNFSGDDKPAVLRREGYVYLLLPIKI; from the coding sequence ATGAAGTTTAATATTAACAAAGAGGATTTAGTTGATAAACTACAAACGGTTCTTGGGCCAACAACTACAAAACAAAATCTCCCTGTTCTTAGTAGTGTTTTGATAGTTGCTACCGAAGATAGTGTAACATTTACTACCACTGACCTAGATACAACAATAATATCCTCACAAAAAGTAAACGTTTCAGCTTCTGGGCGAATAGCTATACCAATGAAGCGATTTACCACCATTATTAGAGAATTACCGCCCCAAGAAATCACTATTGAAGTTGTTAAAAATAACCTTTCAATAAGGTGTGGAAAAATTGAGTTTAAAATAAACACCTTAAACGCCGAAGAATTCCCTCAACCACCAGAAAACAAAAATACATCTTTAATAAAAATATTACCTCAAGAGTTAGAGGAAATGGTGAAACTAACTTCTTTTTCTGTTGGGTATGAAGATGTTAGTTATGTGTTGGGGGGTATTTTATTTGAAATCGAGAAAAACAAAATAAATTTAGTGGCAACCGACGGAAAAAGATTAGCCTTTTTTCAGAAATCACTACCAATTAATCAACCAGAACTAAAAACAAAAATTTCTTTTATTTTACCAATAAAAGCGGTTAATGAGTTATATAAACTCCTTAAAGAACAAAACGAAGAGATATATCTTTCAGTTGGGGGTAGTGGAGTTAGTTTTGATTTCAGAAACACTCAATTCATGGCTCGCTCTCTGGAAGGTGAATTTCCTGACTATTCACAATATATCCCTGCAAAAGGAAAAGATAATCTTGTTGTTGATCGGAAAAAACTTCTTTTTGCTTTACGAAGAGCAAATGTTCTTTCAACTCAAGACCACCAAGGGGTGAATTTAACCTTAAAGAAAGATAATTTAGTTATTTCAAAAACCACTCCTCAATTAGGCGAAGTAAAAGAAGAGTTAGAGGTTGAGTATGGTGGAGGTAGCCTTAATATCGGGTTCAACCCAACATATTTAATAGATGTTTTAAAAAATCTAGAAGACGAAACTATCTGCGTGAATTTTTCCGGGGACGATAAACCAGCGGTGTTAAGAAGGGAAGGATATGTTTATCTTCTCTTACCGATTAAGATTTAA
- the gyrB gene encoding DNA topoisomerase (ATP-hydrolyzing) subunit B produces the protein MKKEQVYDATTIQVLGGVEAVRKRPAMYIGDTSLRGLHHLVYEVVDNSIDEATGGFCNRIKVEIHADGSVSVEDNGRGIPVDIHKKLKKSALEVVLTTLHAGGKFDHRVYKVSGGLHGVGVSVVNALSEWLEAEVKRDGKVYHQSFEEGKTKTKMKTLGKAKSTGTKITFKPDTSIFQETKFSFDVLSQRLRELAFLNKNIEIVLSDEQKDKEATFKFKGGVVSFVEYLNRNKDPVHKKIIYFQKEKDGIQVEGALQYNDGYKETIYSFANNINTIEGGTHLSGFKTALTRAINQYARGKKLLKDLSNISGDDTREGICAVISVKIPNPQFEGQTKTKLGNSEVDGIVSSVALEALSSFFEETPSVVNKIVQKAVLAARAREAARKARELTRRKGALDAANLPGKLADCSEKNAEFCEVYIVEGESAGGSAKQARDRNFQAILPIKGKILNVEKARLDKVLSSQEVRTIISALGTGVGADFDISKLRYHKVIIMADADVDGSHIRTLILTLFYRHMQQLIEEGYIYLAQPPLYRIKKKGLEEYIHTEKEMNDMVLSLGTKSAKLTKVGKSSKTYTQKELAKIIQGLISIEQIELSLERKGISFKQYIGAIDQKKKKYPAYKILVEQKSVFVLDEDELASHGEIEELNYIEIYESHELKKINEDLDKVGASLKDYLRQEKPLFVLTEEDSGEEISCNSLKVVLDQVQKLATKGMNIQRYKGLGEMNPEQLWESTMDPEQRTLVQVTLEDTVEADRIFTILMGTQAEPRREFIQAHAHEVKNLDV, from the coding sequence ATGAAAAAGGAACAAGTTTACGACGCAACAACGATCCAGGTTTTAGGTGGGGTAGAAGCAGTCCGGAAGCGTCCGGCGATGTATATCGGTGACACCTCATTGCGCGGTCTTCACCATTTAGTTTACGAGGTGGTTGATAATTCAATTGATGAAGCAACTGGTGGTTTTTGCAATCGGATAAAAGTAGAAATACATGCTGATGGTAGCGTGTCAGTAGAGGATAATGGTAGAGGTATTCCGGTTGATATACATAAAAAGTTAAAAAAGTCAGCCTTAGAGGTTGTTCTTACTACACTTCATGCCGGGGGTAAGTTTGACCATCGGGTTTATAAGGTGAGCGGCGGTTTACATGGAGTAGGCGTTAGTGTGGTTAATGCTTTAAGCGAATGGTTGGAGGCGGAGGTTAAGCGCGACGGTAAAGTTTACCATCAGAGTTTTGAGGAAGGTAAGACTAAAACCAAAATGAAAACTCTTGGTAAGGCAAAAAGCACCGGGACTAAAATAACTTTTAAGCCAGATACTAGTATTTTTCAAGAAACCAAATTTTCTTTCGATGTTCTTTCTCAACGATTGAGAGAGTTAGCTTTTTTAAATAAGAATATTGAAATAGTTTTGTCCGATGAACAAAAAGACAAAGAAGCCACTTTTAAATTTAAGGGCGGAGTTGTGTCTTTTGTTGAGTATTTAAACCGTAATAAAGACCCAGTGCATAAAAAGATAATTTATTTTCAGAAAGAAAAAGATGGGATCCAGGTGGAGGGGGCGCTCCAGTATAATGATGGCTATAAGGAAACTATATATTCTTTTGCTAATAATATTAATACTATTGAGGGCGGAACCCACTTAAGTGGGTTTAAAACCGCTCTAACTAGAGCAATTAATCAATACGCGCGCGGTAAAAAACTACTAAAAGATTTGAGTAATATATCTGGCGATGATACTCGTGAAGGTATTTGCGCGGTTATTAGCGTTAAGATACCTAATCCTCAATTTGAAGGACAAACAAAAACAAAATTAGGCAATTCCGAAGTGGATGGAATAGTTAGCTCAGTTGCCCTGGAAGCCCTGAGTTCTTTTTTTGAAGAGACCCCTTCGGTGGTAAATAAAATTGTTCAAAAAGCAGTGCTGGCAGCCCGGGCCCGTGAAGCAGCAAGAAAGGCCCGCGAATTAACTCGTCGGAAAGGAGCTTTGGATGCAGCTAATCTTCCAGGTAAATTAGCTGATTGCTCAGAAAAAAATGCCGAATTTTGTGAGGTTTATATTGTTGAGGGTGAAAGCGCCGGAGGAAGTGCCAAACAGGCTCGCGACAGAAATTTCCAGGCGATTTTACCGATAAAAGGGAAAATTCTTAATGTTGAAAAAGCGCGTCTTGATAAAGTGTTAAGCAGTCAAGAGGTGAGAACGATAATTTCAGCGCTAGGCACAGGGGTCGGGGCTGATTTCGATATTTCTAAGCTTCGGTACCATAAAGTAATTATTATGGCTGATGCCGATGTTGACGGGTCACATATCCGGACATTAATTTTAACTCTATTTTATCGGCACATGCAGCAGTTGATCGAAGAAGGGTATATTTATTTAGCCCAGCCGCCGCTATATAGAATTAAGAAAAAAGGTTTAGAAGAATATATCCATACTGAGAAAGAAATGAATGATATGGTATTGTCTTTGGGGACAAAATCAGCCAAGCTTACTAAGGTTGGTAAATCATCTAAAACTTATACTCAAAAAGAGTTAGCCAAGATAATCCAAGGGCTGATTTCTATTGAGCAGATAGAGCTATCGCTTGAGAGAAAAGGAATTTCTTTTAAGCAATATATAGGAGCAATTGACCAAAAGAAAAAGAAATACCCGGCTTATAAAATTTTAGTCGAACAAAAATCAGTGTTTGTTTTAGATGAGGACGAGTTGGCGTCTCATGGAGAGATTGAAGAGCTTAACTATATAGAGATTTACGAGTCGCACGAATTGAAAAAAATTAACGAGGATCTTGATAAGGTTGGCGCATCTTTGAAAGATTACCTGAGGCAAGAGAAGCCACTGTTTGTGTTAACTGAAGAAGATAGTGGTGAGGAAATATCTTGTAATAGTTTGAAGGTGGTTTTAGACCAGGTGCAAAAACTAGCGACCAAAGGAATGAATATCCAACGCTATAAGGGTTTGGGAGAAATGAATCCCGAGCAACTCTGGGAAAGTACCATGGATCCTGAGCAAAGAACTTTGGTCCAGGTGACCTTAGAGGACACGGTTGAGGCTGACAGAATTTTTACGATTCTTATGGGAACTCAGGCTGAGCCGCGCCGGGAGTTTATCCAAGCGCATGCTCATGAGGTAAAGAATCTCGACGTATAA